A region of Paraburkholderia sp. BL23I1N1 DNA encodes the following proteins:
- a CDS encoding substrate-binding domain-containing protein yields MAFTRAHNPLQGARRSLRLTLALSLCSLSCAAGIAFAAPASTEADAFSPWQHGENNDVMDRGLEFTVPQVDVLADFHGNLSSPKLVLFVGGNYFFAMAPLVAQFEKDSPEYRGWIFWETIPPGLLVKQMKAGGTITVGNMTWTVKPDAYFAGLAKVKALIADGTLTGPAVPYVTNQLTIMVRRDNPQHVMSLNDPARAELRLAMPNPEFEGVARQIKASLVKAGGDALVEAVYKDKVRTGSTELTQIRHRQTALFLMQDRADAGVVWKSEALFQEQIGHPLAHVDIPSDENTTAIYAGALVNGAPHPQAARRWLSFIHSPAAFQIFQRYGFGKYEPASSSSMQ; encoded by the coding sequence ATGGCATTCACTCGCGCTCACAACCCGTTGCAGGGGGCTCGACGGTCCCTGCGGCTCACGCTTGCGCTCTCACTGTGCTCATTGAGTTGCGCTGCCGGGATCGCATTCGCGGCGCCGGCTTCGACGGAGGCTGACGCCTTTTCGCCGTGGCAGCATGGAGAAAATAACGACGTGATGGATCGGGGACTCGAATTCACCGTCCCGCAGGTCGACGTGCTGGCCGATTTCCACGGCAACCTGTCTTCTCCGAAGCTTGTGCTGTTCGTGGGGGGCAATTATTTCTTCGCGATGGCGCCGCTGGTCGCGCAGTTCGAGAAAGACAGTCCTGAGTATCGCGGGTGGATTTTCTGGGAAACGATTCCCCCCGGTTTGCTGGTCAAGCAGATGAAAGCCGGTGGCACGATCACGGTCGGCAATATGACATGGACGGTCAAACCGGATGCCTATTTCGCCGGTCTGGCGAAGGTGAAAGCGCTCATCGCGGACGGCACGCTAACAGGTCCCGCTGTTCCCTACGTGACGAATCAGTTGACGATCATGGTTCGGCGAGACAACCCTCAGCACGTCATGTCGCTCAACGATCCCGCGAGGGCCGAGTTGCGACTCGCCATGCCCAATCCGGAATTTGAAGGAGTGGCGCGACAGATCAAGGCATCGCTGGTGAAAGCCGGCGGCGACGCGCTCGTCGAGGCCGTCTACAAGGATAAAGTGCGGACCGGATCGACGGAGCTGACCCAGATACGTCATCGGCAAACCGCGCTTTTTCTGATGCAGGATCGTGCCGATGCGGGTGTGGTCTGGAAATCCGAAGCCTTGTTTCAGGAACAGATCGGTCATCCTCTTGCTCACGTCGATATTCCCTCTGATGAAAACACGACCGCGATCTACGCCGGCGCGCTGGTCAATGGCGCACCGCACCCGCAAGCGGCTCGCCGGTGGCTCAGCTTTATTCATTCGCCCGCGGCGTTTCAGATCTTCCAGCGATACGGTTTCGGCAAGTACGAACCGGCGTCGAGTTCGAGCATGCAATGA